TATGGTCGGTGTACCTTGGCAGAACTTCAGAAGTTTGAGGCCGATTCCTGCCCATAAAGAGAAGCACGGTGCACAGAGTCAAGGCGAAAATATTCAGCGAACCCAGAATGTAGGCCATGTTGTCGTAGATGTCCAATGACAAATCAGGATAAATGACGTGGAGTCCCAAATACTGTTGGGAGGAAAATATATTGGATTGTTTCAGAAACATGGCGCGATAtaacattctctttttttaaaagcagaTTTCTTATTCaagatttcttaaaaaaacaaaacaatgtaGAAATAGTGTCGAGCAAGTCCCGCCCAAAGACGGAAGCCATATAATAAATGTGGCTATGCTTCGCTTACCGTAAACAAAGTTGCCGTGTAGTACAACATTCCGTTATCAGCATATTCTGGTTTGTAGCCCATGGGCGAAGGTGGGCCGACGAAAGTACGAGAGGGAATCAGCAAGaagaactaaaagaaaatggataaaTTTGGTTAACTGGTTACAATGAAGTACAGACGTCTGGTTGAAATGGACTAGAGGGATGGGAAGGAATAGGCAGACAGGTAAGACGACGAGTGATTATGTAATTGTGATGAGAATCGAATAAAATGGCGACAAAAGAAATGCTGACATTTGGGCCAAGCACGTGTCGTACATGGCGTGATTTGAAGGTTTCTGTCAACGAGTAACACGTTGCTCAGTCAAGGTCAGCGACACGTTAGCCAAGGTCAAATCGAATGGCGATAAAACCAAAATGAGCCAACGTACGACACTTCAGTAGACGAAAGCATGACATGAAACGAAGGCAGAATGAGAGACGGcacaacaaaatgaattacCAGAGACCAGAGGAAAAAAACGGCGACGGCCGTCCACGAGAACGAATTGCCCAGCAAtctataaaacaaaagaaaacaaaaaaatatttatactcGCGTGACGAATATGCTAGCTACAATATTGCtgccaaatgaaaaatgaaaaatgattgcTACCTGTCCCATTGGAATGGAGCGGCAGGGTTTCCCAAATGTGCCAAAATCTGGATTGCTGGAGTGAAAAAGACGAGGAAAAAGGGTGCAATCACGTCATTAGAAAAGTGCTTGATGCGCGACCATGTAGTAGTCTGAGATTcggatttcttttctgctgctgttgctggctgctgctgctgctgctggtgttgcTGCTTGTGCTGTCTCATCTTTTTCTCAATAGGCGCCGGCGCCGGCGTTGCGGTTTTCTTCTTGCTGTGCCTGCGTGCCATTACACACCCTATATACGAACGTGATACAGTCGTTTGAGCCGTCACACTCGGGCTCTACACTCTTTACCGACTTGCACAATAAATTCttagagaaacaaaagacagTTGGTGTTACTTGAGAGATTTTTCTGAATGCTGACAGCGTGGTGGAATTGATATTGTTGAGCGAACAGTGATGTCTGGCAAGATGAAACGGTAGCGAATGGCGCCCGGTCAATAACCTCACCAGCCAGCACGCAGCTTCAACCGTCTCCTAACGACGAGCCAACACTATTTTGAGGCTGGAATCGTATTGCGCAGTCTCCAGCCGCAGTGTACTATGCCGAACCCCTACTACTGATGGCGCCCTGAAACGAGAAGCGGAGTCTATTTAACGTCTTCTCTTATTCCGCCCAAAGTCCGTCTGACAACGTGATcaggaaatgaattttataaACACACTTTATTTATCGcctgtccctttttttttaaaaaattatgttgaaACATTATAgaattcaagttaaaaaaaaattattttaactgcatttcaaatattcatttaGCTTTAATTAACACACGAATAAATTACACATTCGTCGTCTTGCATCGTTTTaatggaaattattatttgctttGGCAAACTTGGTCTATTACAAAACGACAATcgatatttgaattttgatctATTGGAATTTGAACTGGGAAGTGAGGGACTTGGAACTTGTTGGACTTTTAAATCGACAATCGCCTTATGGTCTTTCCTTATCAATCGATCgatatgaaaaatgaactgaGTAGAAGAGTTGCGTACAGTTACGCTTAAAGtcttataaaaaaacaaaaatcttttaaaatttatttaaagaaaaaaggacattgggttcaaaccaaaatttatattttaatgtttAGCCTCCGGCTGTTTTAGTTAGGTTTGTCCAAATACGGCAATACATTTAGCCACTATATAAACAAGTCAATCGCGCATGCTGCAAGCTTGAGCAATTTTTACTCCGCTGGATCATACAAGTTAAATATAACAAGGACAAGGTACAAGAAGGTACCTTTCTACATAACATATTCAAATTGCGATATCTGCGAATAACACCCAATCAATGCCAAGGACGCAAATTTGACGTAACATAAGGGCCGCGGATTTGTcagaataaaaagttaaaatcctttttctactatgcaaaataaaaagccaatTGGATTTTCGAGAAAAGGGGAGAGTATTAAAGAGGGAGGACTTTTCAATTTCTGATCTGAATAATTAcgtaagaaatcaaataatatattccgttttttactttgttcttaggtttttaaaattattccagtcaaaaaaattttaaaaaaggagttttgctatggattttttttctggtgcaATCGCAAAATGGCTCCCCTCATTATTCATTCAGCATGTAACTGGGTAGTTTGTCGTTTGATTAGGAAATCGTAATAGATACCCTCATGCAAATCATTGTTGCCAAGAGGCCACaagcagtaaaaaaataaatagggTAAACTGGGCGACGAATTGTCGAGATCCAAGCAGTGATATTATTCTGCATGGCTGAGACTCTGACATTCTGAGGATGACATAAATGCCGGAATGGCTTCATTCATTTCTTAATCTTATATTCCCATATTTGATTACATTAGCATGATAAGACAAGATCTTCTTTCGTATGGAGATTAAGATTAAAGAGTTAGAGTAGCCTTTTATTGTAGAGCTCAGTGCAAAAGCAGGTTGGTGACGCCACCATCGGGAATCACTTTTtattaaagaaatcaaatgaaatttgtaatGAACTTaagtttaaatgtttaaaacctTTCCCAGACGGCTTTCAAGAACTTTATATTGCTCGACCGACCTTTTATTTGTGATAGGCAATTCTtcaaatacttttttgttaCACGCTGTAATGGTTAGGTGTGAAATCTTATTTAACCTTATTATCGAAATATAGATATTTTAATTCGCATAATTTTCGGGTATTAGATTAGCATACCCCACCAGGCCACCAAGGCCATCTTGTGATGTTACACAGAACTCGGTGTGTGTTGATTGATAAACAAAGACGACTGTCGTAACTCTTCGACCCAAACCGATAATAAATGTAACACATTTCCACATTAATCTGTTTTTGACACCGTAGAATGGACGTTTGTCCTGCAAACTGCTCAACGTCAAATGCGGCAGATAAGCCCgcttggaaagaagaagctgaaCACGAGTGGGATGAGTTACATCCACGTAAATTAATTCCTGAAATTTGTAATCTGTTATATCATTTGGGATGGTAAGTAACGAAAAACAATTCATACGTCGACATCAATTAtctaactctttttttattcactgGCTCGTCCTTCCTTATGGACAGGGTTACTGGGACAGGAGGAGGCATGAGCATCAAACGAGGGTTTGTATTTCTAAATATTAATTTGTAAAGGTTGGCAAGTTTAAATGTTATGTTTACTTCTTCTCTAGGGATGCAATTTACATTGCTCCTTCTGGTgtgcaaaaagaaagaattaagCCAGAAGATCTTTTTGTTCAAGACATACATGGACATGATCTGAAATTACCTCCTTCATCAAAAGGCCTAAAGAAAAGCCAGTGCACCCCATTATTCATGTGTGCATACACAGGTATAAATTAAGATACAAGGCAACTCTTAATTCTTATACAAATCATTAAACATAGAATTCATGTTTGGTTTCAGAGAGAAGTGCTGGTGCTGTGATTCAtactcattcaaaaaatgcAGTTCTGGTCACTTTGCTTTGTgataaagaatttaaaatctcTCAACAAGAAATGATAAAAGTTTGATACTTTTTCATTCTTAAAATTACAGCATAATGTTCtgttgaattaatttgaaGGGCATATGGAATCCAGGATTAGGACGGTACAATAAGTTCAAtgaagaaattgttgtccCTATAATTGAGAACACTTGCTGGGAGTCAGAATTGGAAGGTTCACTTCGAGTGGCCATGCACAAATATCCAAATACCAGGTATTTTCCTTTTGCTAGGTTCAAAAGATCAAATAACTAATTAGTGTTTTGGTAAAGTGCAATATTAGTTCGCCGCCACGGGATTTATGTGTGGGGATCTACGTGGGAGCAAACAAAAGCAATGTAAATATATGTGCCCATAAAAATTTATCGTTtcgtgattttatttaaatgatcCAATCTTTCATGTAGGTGTGAATGTTATGATTATCTGATGGAATTGGCGGTGAATATGAAACAACTTAATATTCCCTGGCATGCAGTTGAATGGCGTCCTTAACCAATAACGTTTCTCAACAGCATTGACTGAATATTATCAGAAGATGAAAATATAAACTAatctacaaaacaaaaagatctaTTCAAGTCCAAGGGTCCACGAAATGCCTTGTACAAGTAAAAGAATAAGGGGCTGCCATGCCACAAGCCATCGGATCCAGTCCAAAAGTTGGCCATACAAAACGTGTGGACGTTCCCACCTAAGAAAGATAATTCGTTAAtagtttcaattttgtttcgaaataACAGCAACAATTTATACGGAttgcaaaacattttcttcaaatcaaCTTTTTCACGGCAGTAAGGGCAAGTTTGTTTCTTGCCGACTATGCACCAACCACGAATGCAAAACTCGTGAAACCTgagggaattttaaaaaaaaccccatTAAGATATTTACTTGAAAGTGAGGCGAGATATAGGAACAGTTTACTCGTGATTGCAAGACAAGCGGCAAGTTTTCTCGATAATAGCCTCTTCTTCAGCTTTAAGTAGGAGTCGATTTCCACAAACAGCACAGACATTGGGATCCAATGAGCGGTTAGGGATTGCTCCCGCAGGAGTATAAAACCCAGCATTACTGGCCATAGTTTCAGCTGCAATTTCGGCCAGATCGCGACCAAGAACTCCATAATATAGCCCGTAAAACAGAAGTAAGATTCCGCAATCCATCCAAGTTGCCGGAAGAGCGCCAAATATTAAATTGAGTCCCATAAACGTGGCCATGATAATGCTGTACCCCACTATTCCCAAGCCACAACTGATTTGGTGCAGAAAGTAGAACCATTTGTAAACTAGACGAGGAGTAGAGCCATGCAAAGGTTTCTCAAGAGCTTTCCTCAACACTAAAGATGAAATACTTGAAAAGAGGAGCCAGAAAAATACAAAGCGCCACCAGTAACTCCTGTAAAGATataaagataagaaaatgCAGGTCAAAGAActagtttaaataaaaattacctgATACACAATACTAAGGGAATCACCCACATAGCAAATAAAGTTGCACCctaatagaaaaaattgtgaaaatgtgcaaaaatttccaaaataaattccTTTAAAACATGATCTTACTTGATACGATctaaaatgtctttttctccattcaaCTAAAACCACTTGAGCCACCAGTACAGTTATCATCAGAATGAGTAGCATCTGTGCATGCATTGATTCATGTCCTTTGTGTGCCTTGTGAACAGCTTCATGTGACAGCCTGTTAATAATTGGTCAAGAACACTTGAATAGTTAAGTCCACAAGAATAGTTTAAGACAGGAGTAAGACCAAcctgtgtttttcattttcagaaatCAATACACCATGATCATCTTTCAAAACCTGGCACAGtatataataaagaaaagaaggcaTTAATAGCAAGCCGGCTCGTTATCAGCTATTTGACAAGTTAATATTAAGACAACTCATGTTTACActaaagaaagagaatgaaaacaaaattaaattataccgGCTGATCGAGATGATTGACTGTTTCTGTTTGATGAATGACTTCCTCCATCACTCTTTTAGCGTTCACGTATTTGGGAGAAAAATTCCTAAATGTTTACTATTGTGGTAGATTATTCGAAGAATACGGTAAACTGATAAAGCCAAACAAGTCGGATCGATCGTTCGATCGTTGATGAGAAAGAGCAGACTAATTTTGCCGGCCTTCGTTCTCACACCACCTATTTACAGAAAGTGAAACTATTTCCAAAAAAGCTATTTAGCAGAGCCATGTATATGATAATATATTAACATGGGggtatttttatattaattataATAGTTCATTATGATATAATTGACTGATGACGAAGAATGTGATGTTTTCAACAAGTGGGAAGAAGTAAAAGTGCTAGAGAAAAGAAGACCATCTGTCATCGAGCAGTTTTCCaaggtaaaattgaaaaactgcAATATAATAGTGGTGTTTGCGCACAATTAAACgttttaaaacaacaatttcgCTTGTTGAAAACATCACAATCGTCTTCACATTCACATTCGCCAACAGCATGGCCTACTTTAATAACGGCCCATCAGCTCGCTATTTCCTTGTTGCCGAATGGTTTCATAGCCAGAGGGTCGTAATCTACTTCAGAAAGTTCCACATTAGGAATGTGGAACCATGGTATATTGGACAAAAGTCACATTTTTAACCTCTTTTCCGCAAAATTACACATAAATGGTCAAGGTTAATTATAACGTGGTGGCCATGgctgaaaataaatgaaaaatgaaaattttgcgGAAAACAGGAATTTAAAATGTGACTTTCGTAAAATGGCAACGCATGTGGCCTAGGTATAGGCAGTTGAGGGTAGGTGGGTGGCTCGAACAAAATTGACACCCAGGGTGAGTCTGTGCTACGTGGCCGTTAATTATGTAGAAGGCTATGGTAAAAGGTAAGGTACAGGTACGGCTAGTACAATAGAGAAAGATCAGAGCTACAGATGATGGTAGAATCACTGCCTGTTAAATTttcctctcggaaatttttCCTAAAGTTGCAGCCAATATCGCGAATCGAAAGTGGGAAAATGGGCTTAAATATCGATTTAGACCTAATTGCCAGTGCCAACAGCGGCCATCTACTGAAACTTTGTAAATTTTGGCAGTGATCTGCCGAATCGATCATAAATGTGAGCGGAATCAAACCTGAATAGAATCAATCAATCATAGaatcaaagaataaaaaatcacaatCATTCAGTGATGTTTGATTCAGAATCAAGAATCAAGAAtcagaatcaaaatttttgattctgttcacaatttgaataaaaaacgcAATGCAAGGAATGAATGGGCCAAATTAGTAATGGTCTACTTTATTAAGACGTGTAAGATTGTAGCAGTGGCAACATTTCAATCTTGGTTATAACAGCTAGGGTATGGGTTATAATCTAAAATTGAAtcagaattttgttttcgtttttaaaattaacctCTTTTCTATTGAAGTGAAGCCTGCCCTTGGGCCCTGCACTAACACTTCGTGAAAGACGCCACAGCGGGTGTGTAGGGCAACGTGAGCAGGGGTGGGGGAGAAGGGCAACGCGAATAAGGGAGGGGGTTTCAATTGTGTTTCGACAAGAACTTAGTAAGCAGCACACCTTTGCTCTAGATCTGTGGAAGGATTTTTGCTTCATGTTTTCCATTGGGAACATGGGAAGTGGAAGTAATGCAATAATAGTGTACAGCAACTGCTTCAGAAGCAAATATTAAGAGGCCAGAGTGAACCTGCTAAATAGCGTCATCAACAAACATTTGATAATACAATTATAATTTAAACTCACCAATAGTAAATATCTATCTTTCGCTTCTTCCTGACGTACAATTCCTCCCAGACGGGAGGAACGGCCACGACGGGTAAAATACTGGGCCTCTCTCCTGTTGGGCTCCACTTCCTCAAGTCGTCCGGCTAGGCTTCTTGTCCCtggatttaaaattattcaaaatttttccttttttatgtttccaAACTCTAACAAGGTGGATATATGCGAGATTGATCCGGCAAGTATGAGTCAAAGGAATAAGGCCGGCACCACTTTCCTTTCAAGTGAAACTCCAAACATTTCATCCCAATTGCGGAGGTATTGCTTGGCAGTCGTGAACAGTCGTGAATAGGATGTTTACTTTTATCATCGCAAATCCCCCCAAGATAGAAGGGGCATTTAACCTCTAGTACGTATACAGATATGTTGGATTCTGATAAGATATTTCCGAATAAGGAGAAATACTACTAATTGAGAAATCCTCGACGAGGTGGGCTCAGGTGCGCAGTGACGACTGAGGATCATCAGTGGCTCGGTATTTATAGGCCGTTATAGTCGGGATTGCGACGCTTTCGTGACGAATTATCCCACACACAAAGTTGAAAGTTCAGGTTCCATGTAACGTGTTTACACGTATATACAATACTTCAATCCCCGTTGGCCTCATCCAGAGCCGTTGATCCTCAACTCTCCGACGCCTTAACCCATAGGGCTTCAAAGCCGTCCTACTGATGGTTACAcatattggaaaaaaatgcaTGGTAATTCTTGATGTAGGCCTACAGTCACATTCAATCATTGACTTTTAGTTAAAATCTCCCTTCTCATTTCAGTTCAATCATCAGCCGCCGTTCCAtagacttgatccattggtgGAACTGAGGagaggttgctgaaattcgCGGATGCATTCCGTTTCGTGCCGGGCTTGCCCGTTGCACTTTGACCTTGTAGACAATGCTCTTGACGGCCGCTTAGAGACTCTCCGAGACTCTTGCGGCACGgggtatttttctctttcggggTGATTTTCGCTGCATTGTTGCGTCAATACTTGAATAAGAGTTTACCGTTGATAAAACTTAGCCTCACATAATAATCCACTTCTATATTGGCGTTGCTTCCGCCTCGTCCGACAACTAGCCCGCAATCCTTATTCGCTATTCCTGTGACGACGATTCGATCGACGTAGACTTCCGTTTTTTACAGAAGAgactatatttttaaaataccatATGCAAACAGAATAATCAGAGGGGCGTGTTTTCGGCATTATGGGAGAGACTCGATTCCCTGCCAAATTCTCGTTGCGCATTCGCTTCCGAATGCATCCAGTCTGTCAAACCGGGACTAAGAGcaacacaaatattttcaCTTTGAGCAAGTACAACAACTTCGACATCAGCCTCGAATGCAACAACAAGTAAGAGGACGCAAGATGCGATAGAGTGTTGCGCATATTACCTGTCGTCCCCCCTCTTCCCACCTGTATACGGTATATGCGAGTGAGCAAATGTGTGGGAAGCTCCAAATAATCTGATTGACCAACCGAACcgcataaattaaatttctgatATGTCAACTTTcgtccaataaaaaatattaaaaagccaaaatgttttcaaagaatctttttattattgttgttgttcagaACGATAGGTGCGAATTTTAATTGTATGAATTAGATAAAGATGTGGATAATGTAGTGAACAAAAAAGGCCAAGAAAAGTGGCAActccaatttcaaaatatgtgGAATCGCAACAAGAATGACCAAGATTTTAACTGGaaataacatttgaaaaacgCTTACGATAGACTGTTCCACTACGAAAGTCGTGTGGAAGAATCTCATCAATTTGTGGTAAGTTAAACAATAGATAAAAGAACTTGCCGGAGCTCCTTCGTTCTCTGGCACATGGCCGGCCGACGTTGCCCTCGTAGGCGAGCAACTCTTTCAGACCGAAAACTACTTTCTTCGTCATGTTGATTTTGTATATAGAGAGAGGAAAATTATGCATGGAAAATATCAGAAAATGTATACGCCTGCCGGATTCTCTTATTATCTCGCaaagaacaaacaattaaGGCCGGTACGGCTCCGCCCGTGTTGGAAACTTCGCCAAGCCGTCGTTCGGGCCTTGAGCAACTACTCGTTCACTTTGGTGCACAGGGCGTCCTGCATCGAGTAAACGAATTAGATTTCCcgccaaatttaaatgtttacgCGGGAAATTCGAAAAAGTTACCTCGTTGCGGTAAAGAGATGGGCAGACTTTTgtctagaagaaaaagaaaaggagattCTCACTACGAGAAAACGACAGCTGAATAGAATCGGAAGCTATTTATCACGCCTCTTTAACGACATCGGGGTCGGGGGGAAGAATTTCGGTCACGAAACCACACAGAAAACCTAACCAATTAGCGATTTTGTGACGGGGGAAAACGGACGACACTTGAAGAATTggcaatatttaaaaaaacaaattgacaCACTTGGCACACTGAGGAggttttttaatcaaaaatttcGCTGAGGAAGAACCGATGAAGATGTCACGAACGCGATCACTGCGCTCtgtcaccttcttcttcttcttctgactctgtgtgctgtgtgtatgtcTCATTGACGTGTGTGGGTTGGCGTTCACAGCATGTGGGGGTGGGTCAAGTGCGGCTCACACAATCGGCCGGCTGCAGGAGAAGGTGAGGGACGAAAATGAGCCGCCGCTATATACACGCTGTTCAGCTTGCGCCGGATCTATAGGgtgggggagaaaaataacaagacaaGCAGGAGGTGGTACACTATACAGGAACAGAGGGTATAAAAGGCGTGACGGGGGTTGGTCCCGATCAGTTGGCCGTCAACCGCCACTTTTCACGCCATCAACAAATAAAGCCGTTTTGGCCACAACGGATGTAACAATTCAAAACGATAATTCGTCACgacccaaaaaagaatttctcttGAATGGATGAGGGATTGGCCCTTTGAAAGGGATCGACCACTTCTGCCGCACGTGCAGCTTTTACGCAGAATGTTTTATTAAAAGGAAGTGTTCAGGAGATTCTGGTAACAAATGGAATATCCTCGATCCACCTGATGAAAAGCAGAAAGCCCATATTATAGTTTAAGAATATTAGAGATTACAGATATTTGTCTGTAATTACGACTACAGTTACGGAATCTT
This region of Daphnia pulex isolate KAP4 chromosome 9, ASM2113471v1 genomic DNA includes:
- the LOC124202934 gene encoding RING finger protein 121-like; translation: MEEVIHQTETVNHLDQPVLKDDHGVLISENEKHRLSHEAVHKAHKGHESMHAQMLLILMITVLVAQVVLVEWRKRHFRSYQGATLFAMWVIPLVLCIRSYWWRFVFFWLLFSSISSLVLRKALEKPLHGSTPRLVYKWFYFLHQISCGLGIVGYSIIMATFMGLNLIFGALPATWMDCGILLLFYGLYYGVLGRDLAEIAAETMASNAGFYTPAGAIPNRSLDPNVCAVCGNRLLLKAEEEAIIEKTCRLSCNHEFHEFCIRGWCIVGKKQTCPYCREKVDLKKMFCNPWERPHVLYGQLLDWIRWLVAWQPLILLLVQGISWTLGLE
- the LOC124202936 gene encoding probable methylthioribulose-1-phosphate dehydratase, producing the protein MDVCPANCSTSNAADKPAWKEEAEHEWDELHPRKLIPEICNLLYHLGWVTGTGGGMSIKRGDAIYIAPSGVQKERIKPEDLFVQDIHGHDLKLPPSSKGLKKSQCTPLFMCAYTERSAGAVIHTHSKNAVLVTLLCDKEFKISQQEMIKGIWNPGLGRYNKFNEEIVVPIIENTCWESELEGSLRVAMHKYPNTSAILVRRHGIYVWGSTWEQTKAMCECYDYLMELAVNMKQLNIPWHAVEWRP